Sequence from the Pseudomonas frederiksbergensis genome:
TCTGGTAGACCTTGACGACCCGGGCGCGGCGGGTTTTTGGAGTCTTGGCCGACGGCAGACCTGACTTGGAAGGACTTGGGTCGAGGATCGCGATGATGTCACGCAGGCCCTTGCCGTAGGTTTTCATCAGCCCTTGGAGCTTTTCTTCGAATTCGATTTCTTTCTTGAGCCCGGCATCATTCTTCAAAGCTTCCAGCTGCGCGAGCTGC
This genomic interval carries:
- a CDS encoding histone-like nucleoid-structuring protein, MvaT/MvaU family — translated: MSRLAEFRKAEKALQEQLAQLEALKNDAGLKKEIEFEEKLQGLMKTYGKGLRDIIAILDPSPSKSGLPSAKTPKTRRARVVKVYQNPHTGELIETKGGNHRGLKAWKEQYGASTVDSWLRG